One Glutamicibacter mishrai genomic window carries:
- a CDS encoding ArsR/SmtB family transcription factor, whose product MTRNTIEEQAEVASTVESGIPHLVSITDPQAIRALAHDARLIVLDELFASQTTRTATELASLCALTPSAMSYHLRALEKYGYVIRAASEGDARERRWRAAGERLELNTQIDSTNAKTAYLNVQLNAFRTRLNAEVQRREAEAKAGITPDPDRPPMLTSGLVFLSEEKQREFNRRMLDLVYEYEAKATAEERSIDSRRMFYLISLLPEYQTSGEATA is encoded by the coding sequence ATGACACGCAACACAATTGAGGAACAGGCTGAGGTTGCCTCGACGGTGGAGAGCGGAATTCCGCATCTGGTCTCCATCACCGACCCGCAAGCCATTCGAGCGTTGGCCCATGACGCTCGACTAATCGTCTTGGATGAGCTCTTCGCTTCCCAGACGACGCGTACCGCAACCGAACTCGCTTCGTTGTGCGCGCTCACGCCCAGCGCCATGAGCTATCACCTGCGAGCTCTGGAGAAGTACGGCTATGTGATTCGCGCCGCCAGCGAAGGGGACGCTCGCGAACGCCGCTGGCGCGCCGCCGGCGAGCGGTTGGAGCTGAACACGCAGATCGACTCGACCAATGCCAAGACTGCGTACCTCAACGTGCAATTAAACGCATTCAGGACGCGACTGAACGCTGAGGTGCAGCGACGCGAGGCTGAAGCGAAGGCCGGGATCACCCCGGATCCGGATCGCCCGCCAATGCTCACCAGCGGCCTGGTCTTCCTCTCGGAGGAAAAACAGCGTGAGTTCAACCGCAGGATGTTGGACCTTGTCTACGAGTACGAGGCGAAGGCTACTGCTGAGGAACGCAGTATTGACTCGCGTCGTATGTTCTACTTAATCTCGTTGCTTCCCGAATATCAGACGTCCGGGGAGGCAACTGCATAA
- a CDS encoding sugar phosphate isomerase/epimerase family protein encodes MEDQKSSYKVPVTLSSASVYPLSVHDAFAMAKDVGYDGIEVLVTGNAASQSAGALKELMDKYQLPIMAIHAPTLLLTQQVWGSAWAKVERSVILAQAVGANVVVAHPPFRWQGSYAEDFGEGVQRLIDTTGMKIAVENMYPWRARGREAKMYLPHWNPVSQNYQHVTWDFSHAAIANMDSRQAVEDLGDRLAHVHLCDGLDNGKDEHLVPGLGTQRVAESLQYLRDVQWEGTMAVEVSTRKAKNAGQKEEWLGKTLEFAREHLSASSDRDPMKQ; translated from the coding sequence ATGGAAGACCAGAAGAGTTCTTATAAGGTGCCAGTCACCTTGTCCAGCGCGTCAGTCTATCCGCTGAGTGTTCATGATGCCTTCGCCATGGCCAAAGACGTTGGATACGACGGCATTGAAGTGCTGGTTACCGGCAATGCTGCGAGCCAGTCGGCCGGCGCGCTCAAGGAGCTGATGGACAAATACCAGCTGCCCATCATGGCTATCCACGCTCCGACCTTGCTGCTCACCCAGCAGGTGTGGGGCTCGGCCTGGGCTAAAGTCGAGCGTTCGGTGATCCTCGCCCAAGCAGTGGGCGCCAATGTCGTGGTGGCCCACCCGCCCTTCAGATGGCAAGGATCCTACGCCGAGGACTTCGGGGAAGGCGTGCAGCGCCTTATCGACACCACTGGGATGAAAATTGCCGTGGAGAACATGTACCCGTGGCGCGCTCGTGGCCGAGAGGCCAAGATGTACCTTCCGCATTGGAATCCCGTCTCGCAGAATTACCAGCACGTCACGTGGGACTTCTCGCACGCTGCCATCGCCAATATGGATTCGCGGCAGGCCGTGGAGGACCTAGGCGATCGCCTGGCCCACGTGCATCTGTGCGACGGCTTGGATAACGGAAAAGATGAACATCTTGTGCCTGGTCTGGGCACTCAACGCGTGGCGGAATCCCTGCAATATCTGCGAGATGTCCAGTGGGAAGGGACCATGGCGGTGGAAGTTTCCACGCGCAAAGCCAAGAATGCCGGCCAGAAAGAAGAATGGCTGGGAAAGACCCTTGAATTCGCCCGCGAGCACTTATCTGCGAGCTCAGACCGCGATCCAATGAAACAATGA
- a CDS encoding DUF7059 domain-containing protein, translated as MNAAEFSALDDTPQSADQALLDLLAKDLGNVGYRYEPVAELLGEEAAAAFARDQIHPALRILDRQKPDTALVTVVRLFQLGQTAAESAINTAFSELKTEGLLKLGLIESWANGFRATVALALHSSDADGELWVAHDLGAHQRPGVLRTDHVLGIGQASLTLAQLTIRADAERALDLGTGCGIQLFHLLSHTRHVTATDLSKRALGFARFNLLLNHRALKLDPQDLDSRVTLLQGSLFEPVAGQRFDLIASNPPFVITPRSSTERAKDRFTYRDGGMAGDRLVSTLIEKAPEFLNPGGSMQMLSNWEIPRLEDDSNAAWDARVRQWFGDKLDVWVIEREQTTPSGYAETWLRDSSQTEDQNSYIAAYNAYLDDFESRNVAAIGFGLVYFRRPEGQRPVLQSYEQITHPVEQPLAPTLQRDITMADALAEAGEDFKQWHLLVADDVTEERHQRPGAEHPGVILLRQGAGLRRTELLDTAQAGFVSACDGDLSVFQLVNALESLIGEGQEDFAELLYEAVKRLLLHGMLRKM; from the coding sequence GTGAATGCCGCTGAATTTTCTGCCTTAGACGATACCCCTCAGAGTGCCGACCAAGCCCTGCTCGACTTGCTTGCAAAGGATTTGGGCAACGTCGGCTACCGCTACGAGCCGGTTGCCGAATTGCTCGGCGAGGAAGCAGCCGCGGCTTTCGCCCGAGACCAGATTCATCCTGCGCTGCGGATCCTGGACCGGCAGAAGCCGGATACCGCCCTGGTTACCGTGGTGCGGCTCTTCCAGCTGGGCCAGACAGCAGCTGAATCCGCCATCAACACCGCCTTCAGCGAACTGAAAACCGAGGGCCTGCTCAAGCTGGGGCTCATCGAGTCCTGGGCCAACGGGTTCCGTGCCACCGTCGCGTTGGCGCTGCATTCCTCCGATGCCGATGGCGAACTGTGGGTGGCCCATGATCTGGGTGCGCATCAGCGGCCTGGGGTCCTTCGCACCGATCACGTTCTGGGTATCGGGCAGGCGTCACTGACGCTGGCCCAGCTGACCATTCGCGCCGACGCTGAACGCGCCCTTGATCTAGGCACCGGCTGCGGCATCCAGCTCTTCCACTTGCTCTCGCACACCCGGCACGTCACGGCCACCGACCTGTCCAAGCGCGCCTTGGGATTCGCCCGCTTCAACCTGCTGCTCAACCACCGCGCGCTCAAGCTCGATCCGCAGGACCTGGATTCACGGGTCACGCTGCTTCAGGGCAGCTTGTTCGAACCGGTCGCCGGCCAGCGATTCGACCTGATCGCCAGCAACCCGCCGTTCGTTATCACTCCGCGCAGTTCCACAGAGCGAGCCAAGGACCGGTTCACCTACCGCGATGGCGGCATGGCGGGGGACCGGCTGGTAAGCACCCTGATCGAGAAGGCTCCTGAATTCCTGAACCCCGGTGGCTCGATGCAGATGCTCTCCAATTGGGAGATTCCTCGCCTAGAAGATGATTCGAATGCTGCATGGGATGCGCGGGTGCGCCAGTGGTTCGGCGACAAGCTGGATGTCTGGGTGATCGAACGCGAGCAGACCACGCCCAGCGGCTATGCCGAAACCTGGCTGCGCGACTCATCGCAGACCGAAGACCAGAACTCGTACATCGCCGCGTACAACGCCTACCTCGACGATTTCGAGTCGAGGAATGTCGCTGCCATCGGCTTCGGCCTGGTGTACTTCCGGCGTCCTGAAGGCCAGCGCCCGGTGCTCCAAAGCTATGAGCAGATCACGCACCCGGTCGAGCAGCCATTGGCTCCTACCTTGCAGCGCGACATAACGATGGCTGATGCGCTGGCCGAGGCCGGGGAAGACTTCAAGCAATGGCATTTGCTGGTGGCTGATGACGTCACCGAAGAACGCCATCAGCGTCCTGGCGCCGAGCATCCTGGAGTGATTCTGCTGCGCCAGGGGGCGGGGCTGCGCAGGACTGAATTACTTGATACTGCGCAGGCAGGATTTGTTTCGGCGTGCGATGGCGACTTATCGGTGTTTCAGCTAGTCAACGCGCTAGAATCGTTGATCGGAGAGGGGCAAGAGGACTTTGCCGAGTTGCTTTATGAAGCAGTGAAGCGCCTCTTGCTACACGGCATGCTTCGTAAAATGTGA
- a CDS encoding GNAT family N-acetyltransferase — MTQVTVTFLQQLSSSEVIPAAKSLPDTARIELAAGITPEYSRFLYQCVGSELNWADRLDSTREQWNEVLQRPGSETWVLYLDGSPKGYFELVTASGPTGSEVEIFYFGLFPEATGQGLGGVLLTEALNSAWSLATRWPGIPGITRVWLHTCSLDGPAALPNYQARGLKIYRTEVEDSQVRDASLGLWPEPAA, encoded by the coding sequence ATGACGCAAGTGACAGTAACCTTTCTCCAGCAGCTGAGCTCCAGCGAAGTCATCCCCGCTGCCAAGTCCCTGCCGGACACCGCCCGCATCGAACTGGCGGCCGGGATCACCCCGGAGTACTCGCGGTTCCTCTACCAATGCGTTGGCAGCGAATTGAACTGGGCCGACAGGCTGGATTCAACACGCGAACAATGGAATGAAGTGTTGCAGCGCCCCGGCTCAGAAACCTGGGTCCTGTATCTCGACGGCTCGCCCAAGGGATATTTTGAACTCGTGACCGCTAGCGGGCCCACAGGCAGCGAGGTCGAGATCTTCTACTTCGGGCTTTTCCCGGAAGCCACCGGCCAAGGCCTCGGAGGCGTACTGCTCACCGAAGCGCTGAACAGTGCTTGGAGCCTTGCAACGCGCTGGCCCGGGATTCCCGGCATCACCCGCGTGTGGCTTCATACCTGTTCCCTCGATGGGCCCGCGGCCCTGCCGAACTATCAGGCACGCGGGCTGAAGATCTATCGCACCGAAGTCGAGGATTCACAGGTGCGCGACGCTTCGCTGGGATTGTGGCCTGAACCAGCGGCATAA
- a CDS encoding rhodanese-related sulfurtransferase, whose amino-acid sequence MAIHRIVLYYAFTPLPDPEAIRLWQRSLLERWGLRGRIIISKDGINGTVGGEISAVKAYVKATRELPAFKKMDIKWSEGSAEDFPRISVKVRDEIVTFGAPGELEVDENGVVGGGTHLRPEELHELVDTKKKSGEKVHFFDGRNAFEAQIGKFKDAIVPEVDTTRDFVAELDSGKYDHLKDQPVVTYCTGGIRCEVLSALMVKRGFQEVYQMQGGIVRYGEKYGDEGLWEGSLYVFDKRMHTEFSENAATIGKCVGCEGPTNKFENCSNPTCRNLRLFCEDCAKDENLRRCPDCSSVDA is encoded by the coding sequence GTGGCCATTCATCGCATTGTTCTGTATTACGCATTTACTCCGCTTCCTGACCCAGAGGCTATCCGCTTGTGGCAGCGCTCATTACTGGAGCGCTGGGGACTGCGCGGACGCATCATCATCTCCAAAGACGGCATCAACGGCACTGTCGGTGGCGAGATCTCTGCCGTCAAGGCTTATGTCAAAGCTACCCGCGAGCTTCCTGCCTTCAAGAAGATGGATATCAAGTGGTCCGAAGGCTCCGCTGAAGACTTCCCCCGCATCTCGGTAAAGGTCCGCGATGAGATCGTCACCTTCGGTGCGCCAGGCGAGCTCGAAGTTGATGAGAACGGTGTTGTCGGCGGCGGCACGCATCTGCGTCCCGAAGAACTGCACGAGCTGGTGGACACCAAGAAGAAATCCGGTGAAAAGGTCCACTTCTTCGATGGACGCAATGCCTTCGAAGCCCAGATCGGCAAGTTCAAGGACGCTATCGTTCCCGAGGTGGATACCACGCGTGACTTCGTGGCCGAGCTGGACTCCGGCAAATACGACCACCTGAAGGACCAGCCTGTAGTCACCTATTGCACCGGCGGCATCCGCTGCGAAGTCTTGTCGGCCCTCATGGTCAAGCGCGGCTTCCAGGAGGTCTACCAGATGCAGGGCGGCATCGTCCGCTACGGCGAGAAGTACGGCGACGAAGGCCTGTGGGAAGGCTCGCTCTACGTCTTCGACAAGCGCATGCACACCGAGTTCTCCGAGAACGCGGCAACCATCGGCAAATGCGTGGGCTGCGAGGGCCCAACGAACAAGTTCGAGAACTGCTCGAACCCAACCTGCCGCAACCTGCGCTTGTTCTGCGAAGACTGCGCGAAGGACGAAAACCTCCGCCGCTGCCCGGATTGCAGCAGCGTCGACGCCTAA
- a CDS encoding GNAT family N-acetyltransferase — MASNASDELIGTWVTGWAGARGYETRNEGRVHAALRHDTTEDWEYVIYGPSKEELAAVAETLKKHPNRRLTAFDASAENLVAIANEVGLQVTSDDEALMVTELAVHDVEVPLPADGFVFQIERDGTHAYVSLHPEDNQEIVAASGHVSAVSGFAIFDRIITGADFRRQGLGTLIMRALASLAQEHDVDEGLLIASVDGQQLYASLGWTSLGKVVMFKG, encoded by the coding sequence ATGGCATCAAACGCAAGCGATGAACTGATCGGCACCTGGGTAACCGGCTGGGCAGGAGCCCGTGGCTATGAAACTCGCAATGAGGGACGAGTCCATGCTGCTCTGCGCCACGACACTACTGAGGACTGGGAATACGTAATCTACGGCCCGTCCAAAGAAGAACTAGCCGCGGTCGCCGAAACCTTGAAGAAGCACCCTAATCGTCGACTGACCGCTTTCGACGCTTCTGCTGAGAACTTGGTCGCAATCGCCAACGAAGTTGGCTTGCAGGTCACCTCCGATGACGAAGCACTGATGGTCACCGAGCTAGCTGTGCACGACGTCGAGGTTCCACTGCCCGCTGACGGTTTCGTCTTCCAGATTGAACGCGACGGCACCCACGCGTACGTTTCACTGCACCCTGAGGACAACCAGGAAATTGTTGCTGCTTCGGGTCATGTATCTGCGGTCAGCGGCTTCGCCATCTTCGACCGCATCATCACCGGCGCCGACTTCCGCCGCCAGGGCCTTGGCACCTTGATCATGCGCGCTTTGGCTTCTTTGGCCCAGGAACACGACGTTGATGAAGGACTGCTGATCGCTTCGGTCGATGGACAGCAACTCTATGCTTCCTTGGGATGGACCTCCCTGGGCAAAGTCGTGATGTTCAAGGGCTAA
- the topA gene encoding type I DNA topoisomerase: MPPKAKEKTGKKLVIVESPAKVKSIAKYLGEGFDVDASVGHIRDLPQPSELPTELKKTSVGKFAVDLDNDFEPYYMVYPDKKKRVSELKAKLKEADELYLATDADREGEAIAWHLLQVLKPKVPVRRLAFTEITKEGIARALENMRELDTDLVDAQETRRVLDRLYGYEISPVLWRKVARGLSAGRVQSVATRLVVERERERMAFIPAGYWDVKGNFATNNGEAFEAKLAAVDGARVASGRDFDDRGQLKSSRNKLAHLDQESAQSLVTNLSDTDFAVTSVEDKPYTRRPAAPFTTSTLQQEASRKLRWSSKITMQIAQRLYENGYITYMRTDSVFLSQEATTAARKQATELYGADSVPSKPRVYKAKSDAAQEAHEAIRPAGDMFRRPKDVRSSLSKDEYALYELIWKRTVASQMADAKGFTATIKLQGTASDRRVAEFSASGTVITFRGFLAAYEEGKDEQALEAAAQDAETRLPQLTVGQHLAGDELLALGHETTPPARYTEASIVAELEKREIGRPSTYAPTISTIMDRGYVTKRGGALVPSWIAFSVIRLLEEHFAKYVDYDFTARLEDDLDEIAKGHRARTDWLNLFYFGKGAETDAEGLKHVVDNLGDIDARAINSIRVTDDITLRVGKFGPYLERAIPEGTEPQRANVPEDLAPDELTAAKAEELFATSQVAEKELGNDPETGRKIVAKDGRYGAYVTEIIPEPTAEELAAQPVEYYKNGKPKPPKKPVKVKPRTASLFKSMTVESVTLDDALKLMSLPRVLGADAEGEEITVQNGRFGPYLKKGSDSRSIESEDQIFTITLDEALEIYSQPKQRGRRAAVPPLAEFGVDPTSEKNIVVKDGRFGPYITDGITNITVPRGTSLEELTREKAIELLADKRARGPVKRTAKKAPAKKAPAKKTTTKKTTAKKTD, from the coding sequence GTGCCCCCCAAGGCCAAGGAAAAGACTGGTAAGAAACTCGTAATCGTAGAGTCTCCTGCCAAGGTGAAGTCAATCGCCAAGTATTTGGGCGAGGGCTTCGACGTTGATGCTTCGGTGGGGCACATCCGCGATCTTCCACAGCCATCGGAACTTCCGACCGAGCTCAAGAAGACCTCGGTGGGCAAGTTCGCGGTTGATCTGGATAATGACTTCGAGCCGTACTACATGGTCTATCCGGACAAGAAGAAGCGTGTCTCCGAGCTGAAGGCCAAGCTCAAAGAAGCCGACGAACTCTACCTCGCAACCGATGCGGACCGCGAAGGCGAAGCCATCGCGTGGCACCTGCTGCAGGTGCTCAAGCCCAAGGTTCCGGTACGCCGCCTTGCCTTCACCGAGATCACCAAGGAAGGCATCGCCCGCGCACTGGAGAACATGCGCGAACTGGATACCGACCTCGTTGATGCCCAGGAAACCCGCCGTGTCCTGGACCGCCTCTACGGCTACGAAATCTCTCCCGTGCTCTGGCGCAAGGTGGCCCGTGGCCTGTCCGCAGGCCGTGTGCAGTCGGTGGCCACCCGCTTGGTGGTCGAGCGCGAACGCGAACGCATGGCCTTCATCCCGGCAGGATACTGGGACGTCAAGGGAAACTTTGCCACGAACAACGGCGAAGCCTTCGAAGCCAAGCTCGCTGCCGTTGACGGTGCCCGTGTAGCCTCCGGCCGCGACTTCGATGACCGCGGCCAGCTCAAGTCCTCGCGCAACAAGCTGGCACACCTTGACCAGGAATCCGCCCAGTCGCTGGTGACGAACCTTTCGGACACCGACTTCGCCGTCACCTCGGTGGAGGACAAGCCGTACACCCGACGCCCGGCAGCGCCATTCACCACCTCGACGCTGCAGCAGGAAGCTTCCCGCAAGCTGCGCTGGAGCTCCAAGATCACCATGCAGATCGCTCAGCGCCTGTATGAAAACGGCTACATCACCTATATGCGTACCGACTCGGTCTTCCTCTCGCAGGAAGCCACCACCGCGGCGCGCAAGCAGGCCACCGAGTTGTACGGCGCCGACTCCGTGCCGTCCAAGCCACGCGTCTACAAGGCGAAGTCCGACGCGGCACAGGAAGCCCACGAAGCCATTCGCCCTGCCGGCGACATGTTCCGCCGCCCGAAGGACGTGCGCTCCTCGCTGTCCAAGGACGAATACGCGCTCTACGAGCTGATCTGGAAGCGCACCGTCGCCTCCCAGATGGCTGATGCCAAGGGCTTCACCGCCACCATCAAGCTGCAGGGCACCGCCAGCGATCGCCGTGTCGCCGAATTCTCGGCTTCGGGCACCGTGATCACCTTCCGCGGATTCCTTGCCGCCTATGAGGAAGGCAAGGACGAGCAGGCGCTGGAAGCAGCCGCCCAGGATGCCGAAACCCGACTGCCTCAGCTCACCGTCGGCCAGCACCTGGCTGGCGACGAACTGCTGGCCTTGGGACATGAGACCACCCCGCCGGCACGCTACACCGAAGCGTCGATCGTCGCCGAGCTGGAAAAGCGCGAAATCGGCCGTCCATCGACCTACGCCCCGACCATCTCCACCATCATGGATCGCGGCTACGTGACCAAGCGCGGCGGAGCCCTGGTGCCAAGCTGGATCGCCTTCTCGGTGATCCGCCTGCTCGAAGAGCACTTCGCCAAGTACGTGGACTACGACTTCACCGCCCGGTTGGAAGATGACCTGGATGAAATCGCCAAGGGCCACCGTGCACGCACCGATTGGCTGAACCTGTTCTACTTCGGCAAGGGAGCGGAAACCGACGCCGAGGGCCTGAAGCACGTGGTCGACAACCTCGGCGACATCGATGCCCGCGCCATCAACTCGATTCGCGTCACCGATGACATCACCTTGCGCGTGGGCAAGTTCGGTCCATATCTGGAACGCGCCATCCCGGAAGGCACCGAGCCGCAGCGCGCCAACGTGCCAGAAGACCTGGCCCCGGATGAACTGACCGCGGCCAAGGCCGAGGAGCTTTTCGCCACCTCGCAGGTCGCCGAGAAGGAACTGGGCAACGATCCGGAAACCGGTCGGAAGATCGTGGCGAAGGATGGCCGCTATGGCGCCTATGTCACCGAAATCATTCCGGAGCCAACGGCTGAGGAACTGGCTGCGCAGCCTGTGGAGTACTACAAGAACGGCAAGCCGAAGCCGCCAAAGAAGCCTGTGAAGGTCAAGCCCCGCACCGCATCGCTGTTCAAGTCGATGACCGTGGAATCCGTGACCCTGGATGATGCGTTGAAGCTGATGAGCTTGCCTCGCGTGCTGGGCGCTGACGCCGAGGGCGAAGAGATCACCGTGCAAAACGGTCGTTTCGGTCCATACCTGAAGAAGGGCAGCGACTCGCGGTCCATCGAAAGCGAAGACCAGATCTTCACGATCACCTTGGATGAAGCCTTGGAGATCTACTCGCAGCCAAAGCAGCGTGGCCGTCGTGCCGCGGTGCCGCCGCTGGCAGAGTTCGGCGTGGATCCAACCAGCGAGAAGAACATCGTGGTCAAGGATGGCCGTTTCGGTCCGTACATCACCGACGGCATCACGAACATCACCGTTCCCCGCGGAACCTCGCTGGAGGAACTGACTCGCGAAAAGGCCATCGAGCTGTTGGCCGATAAGCGAGCCCGTGGTCCGGTCAAGCGCACTGCCAAGAAGGCCCCGGCCAAGAAGGCCCCGGCGAAGAAGACCACGACCAAGAAGACCACCGCAAAAAAGACTGACTAA
- a CDS encoding Ppx/GppA phosphatase family protein, which translates to MRLGVLDIGSNTVHLLLVDAYPGARPVPYASHKRPLSLVRYLNEYGAITEEGQQELISFINEAVKFAGSHQVEDFMAFCTSAIRESSNGAIVLDRVKTETGVSLMELTGEEEAGMTFYSVRRWFGWSSESILNLDMGGGSLELAWGTDEFPQAAFSVPLGAGRLTREWLPNDLPSIKEVKELRTYVRDVLSDPATELRQYGKPTLATATSKTFRSLARITGAAPSDEGPYVKRVLNREALKLWTNRLTAMSWAERAELPGVSEIRAPQLLAGAIVAHEAMSALKLKSVRICPWAIREGLMLRRFDHVMFDSATPLSSSVGVGEVALAHEKHQFLAEPSN; encoded by the coding sequence ATGAGACTAGGTGTACTGGATATCGGTTCGAATACCGTTCACCTTTTGCTCGTCGATGCATACCCCGGAGCCCGCCCGGTTCCCTACGCGTCGCACAAGCGTCCACTGTCCTTGGTGCGCTACCTCAACGAATACGGTGCGATCACCGAAGAGGGCCAGCAAGAACTGATTTCGTTCATCAATGAAGCGGTGAAGTTCGCCGGCAGCCACCAGGTCGAGGACTTCATGGCCTTCTGCACCTCGGCCATCCGCGAATCCTCCAACGGCGCAATCGTGCTGGACCGGGTGAAAACCGAGACCGGCGTGAGCCTGATGGAACTGACCGGCGAAGAAGAAGCCGGCATGACCTTCTACTCGGTACGTCGCTGGTTCGGCTGGTCTTCCGAATCCATCCTGAACCTGGATATGGGTGGCGGTTCACTGGAACTGGCGTGGGGAACCGATGAGTTCCCGCAGGCGGCTTTTTCGGTTCCGCTGGGCGCTGGCCGCCTGACCCGCGAATGGCTGCCTAACGACCTGCCTTCCATCAAGGAAGTGAAGGAACTGCGCACCTACGTCCGTGACGTTCTCAGCGACCCAGCGACGGAGCTGCGCCAATACGGCAAGCCGACCTTGGCCACCGCCACGTCAAAGACTTTCCGTTCGCTCGCCCGCATCACTGGTGCGGCTCCGAGCGATGAGGGCCCGTACGTCAAGCGCGTCTTGAATCGGGAAGCCCTCAAGCTCTGGACCAACCGCTTGACCGCGATGAGCTGGGCCGAGCGTGCGGAACTGCCCGGCGTGTCGGAGATCCGTGCTCCGCAGCTGCTGGCCGGTGCGATTGTCGCCCATGAAGCCATGAGCGCGCTGAAATTGAAATCTGTGCGAATTTGTCCCTGGGCAATTCGTGAAGGTTTGATGTTGCGACGCTTTGATCACGTGATGTTTGACTCTGCGACACCGCTCAGTAGTAGCGTTGGTGTGGGGGAAGTTGCGCTGGCTCATGAGAAACACCAATTTCTCGCCGAGCCGAGCAACTAG